The following nucleotide sequence is from Oncorhynchus kisutch isolate 150728-3 linkage group LG29, Okis_V2, whole genome shotgun sequence.
CCTCATCTAGTGGAGAAGCAATCTTCTGCAGTCATGAaccacatacaaatacacacagggatatgcatatactgtaggtTTATCTACTGTGAAAGCTGTGAGCAAATAATATGATGTTGAAAGATGAATCAAGGATGAATCCATCAGAAAAGGATCAATCTATCAGATGAAGGATGAATCAATCAGATGAAGGATGAATCAATCAGATGAAGGATGAATTTTAAAAATCCTTCCTCAGATTCGAAATGCTCTTAAACTGGAAAATTGGAATGTTCCTAACATGCGTTGCATCTTCAAACAGGAGCATAACGTTTCCATCACACTGAGATCTTCAGAGTGCCGTTGCTGCATGGAACATGGGCAGTCATTGTTGTTTTTGTCCTCAGTGTTGGTCCTTATTCTGATATAAAAATGAACTAGTAAGTAGACTACCAAATTAATTCAAGGAAGATATAGAAATGCAACCTAAACGGGATGTGCTTAGATATGATATGCTTAGAGACCACTTCAAAACACTTGCAGACAGAGCATAATGGTCCAATTCTGACCAGGACCATTTCTTGCACTTGGATTACTCCAACACATATACCCTGTATTCTCCTACACCTCTTACCTCCTCAAAGGTGGACATCAAACACTTCATCCCCCAGGGAGTCAGGAGCTTCCTCTGTAATGACTGGGGAGAGAGAACAAAGTCCCTCTGTGTTAAGGGCACCCCATCAGCCATATTGGAGAACAGCAGCGTTCAAAAGCATTTGCACTGAATAAAAATACACACGTGTAACTATGGTAACTATGTATCTGTTCATGGTTATACCAAGATGTCTACGGGTAGAAAACTAGATTCAGCCACTGAACGGACCgtaattataataatttgtacactgtaaattgaccacaactaagcccaaaaagAGATAGCATTTAAAAATAACAATAAGTTCATACCTTGATGACATTGAGATATGATCATGTCTCTTTTTGTATTCATGGGAATACTTGAACATATTTCCTAAATTAAACAAATATTGAgctgaattcctggtgatttGAGTCTTTTCTGACCAAAAAACGAGAATTTAAAAAATGCTGGGACCCAAAAAAATCACTCGTGGGACTGATTTTGGCCTATGGGCCACCTATTGCTGACCCCTAATCTACGGTATAGAAGCTTATAGGCTTATGAATATGAATATATTAATGTGAGATTGAGCCATTCATCTTTATTACAATGACAATGTTTCAAGTAGATTGGACAGGAGCAAAAGTTCATTTGTTCCAGCTATTGACATGAGATAATATGCACTAAATTGACAAAATATACCATAACAAATTGcaaaaagctgtaaaaaaaagTACTGTACCAGTCCTTGTGCTTCAAGACTACAGTAAGTTTGAAACATCCAGGTAAAGATTTGAACATAAATGAAAAGAGAGGTGAATTGGGCGGTGTGCTTGTACCTGTATGGTGTACAGTGTGTAACGGCTGAGCTATAGCAGGCACACTGAAGGAACGGGAGTGTTGGGGAGAACGGTATTCGTGACAGGTGCTCTGTGTTCGTTTGCGGCACTCCACAGCAAGGCGGCTGCGACAATCTTTGTGGCAGCTCACCCCACAGGCTAGAATAGAGAAGAGTGGTAAGTATGGGGTTGAACCTCTTACATCTGAAAACAGACAGCATTGGTACTGGCATTGCTATTGTATTGTTATATATCTAACTTTGGCTTCTTATAGGCATTGTAATATGGCTTGTGTGTTTAACTACACAATGTGACTTGGAAAGGTCTTGGAAAGGTTTTGCTTGAGGTAAGGTGAATGCTGCTTAACTTCTTACGGTGTACACTAATCAGTCTCTGTCTCACTGAGCAAGAGTAGCTGTTAAATAACTGGATCCTGAAATATAAATAAGCAAATCAGCAATAAAATGTTGGTCGACGTTACACAACTTTGTGCGTGGGGTGCGATAGGTGTAGAATACCCGACGGAGATCATTTTATGTGTACCTTTACACTTGTATCTTTGTTTGTAAAATCCCCACATCTGAAAAATACAATACATCTGTTACATATCACATTTAGCATTAGAAAAAAAAACAGGTTAATGGTGACTTTGTCAATTAAACTGATTGCTGAATAATCTTTTTATCCAAATTTCACATGCATTCATTTCAAAGCCTTTGTCGTCAACAGTGAGCAGTTAATTAAGTCTTGTTTGTAACTGTCACTTCAGCTTTCTCAGGAGTCAACAAGAGTCAACTGCTGACAGCTTGATTGGTTCAAAATGATACGTACAGAACAAACCTGAAGTGGGGCCCATAGGCTACAGTATGAAAGGAAATTAAATGAAGTGTCCTCAGAATAACAGACTAAacgtgagtgagagacagaacgAAAGACTTGAAAAAAGGAAACAGAACTGTTGTGTTTGGGTGGAAGCCATCAGGAAATGAGATCAGGAAGTCAGTTCTTTGTTTTGTTAAGCAATAGAACCATTATCTTTCCACATCCAAAATGGTGTCCTCTAAATATCTTATTTCAAAATATCCACTATTCTGGTCACAATATGTGCTTCCTATAATATGGGTACCTTAACATAATTTGTATATACAGGTCCTCATAATAATTGTTTTATACCTAATTGATTCATATTTATTTACTTAtgattatttacattttgttTCTAATAGCTTTTACATGGAGTTGTACACAGTTGAAACATAGGTGTCATTGTACTTACGATGCCTTTACAGTGATGGCAAAGCATAGGCTTCATGCAGGTCTTCTCTGAAAATGTGTGGATGAACCCCATCTTGCTGTTCAGTAAAGAGCTGGCCTTGGTGAAGTAGTCGATCATCTCCTCCTGACTGATTCTGCCGTCCCTGAGAGGGTGAGGGGTCAAAGGTTGATATTACAGTAATAGCAAGAGGCTCTGTGTGACTTGTGGATCTAAAGATAGTTGAAATGTTGGCCATCAATAGTTATGACTTGTCATACTCACTGATTCTTATCCAGGTCGTCAAACTTGCAGAGGTATGGGAAGTTAGTCCTAATGATCTCAAATTCCTCCTGAGTGACGTAGCCGTCTCCATCAGTGTCAAAATTCTTAAACACAGACTGAAAAAGGACCAAATGTAAATTCTCATTGCCATCTTCTATAATTACATTTCATATTTCAAATATGTTGTATAGCCTACCTCTACCATCTTCTGTATGTGTTTACTGATGATGGTGGGGTCAGCTTTGGGCTTCACTGAAGATGCCCACTCTTCTATCATAGGTGGGCTTGGGGTAGACTGGCAAACCAAAACAAATATTTGACAATAATTAATATTTCCTCTAGATTACATAcaagctctgtgtctgtgtctgtgtccgtggccatgtctgtgtccctgacATACACTCACCAATGGCCTGGCTGTGCGGGGCTCCCTCTGCAGGGACAGCTGATAGATCTCTTCCTCTGAGTGATACTGGTCCAGAGACACCTGAAAGGACCCAAACACAAACTGTTCAATCAAATGCCAACAGGTAAAACAAATCTACCAAGTCGTCCAATATCAGACAACAGGGCCAGACCATGAGCAGGTTGAGCAGGTCCATGTTGGCATCAACGCTGGGTGGCATGGTCTGGATCAGCGCAAGCTCCTGGAGGATGGCATAGAGCTGTTGGGTCTTGGCCAGGTTGACCTGCGTCTTCTCCCGGTCACTCCAGTCGGGCAGGGCTACGTGCACAGCAATTAGGTCCTTGAGGTGCACACCCAGGATGGGGAAACGGAAGCCTGTGCTCTCTGAGAAGCGCTGGCGGTACTGGCTATAGTTCCCACAGGATGTCACAAGCTCCACCAGGTTGTTGAACACCTGAGGCAATAAGGTCGTCACATAATGTTGGACATCACATAGCTAGAGCCAAATAATAGGTCACATTTTGACATAGAtctgcattcaaaatgtaaatgtttagTTGTAATTGGTAAGCAAATTTTTCACTCTTCTAAACTAAAATAATTATGATCAAAACTGTTTACCTTGCTCACATCGTTGctgatgtgtgactgtgtgtctttGAGGCGTGAGATGGAGCTGTTACTGAGACCCCCCACTACTGCCATCAGAGTGTTGAAGTTCTGCAGCTGTAACAACCTCTACAGAGACCAGATACAAAAATATAACCCATTTTAGCCCTAACATAGCCAACAAAAAACAGCATGGAACACAAGACAGAGCAACTTCTAGAGGGAGTTTGGATTCCATTCACTGAGAAGCAGTGGCACTAATGAACTTCTCTTTATCGGAGGGATTATTCACACTGACTTGGGAGATGACTCAGTTAACTGGGACTGGACTCTTTCTGACCTGGTAGTTCAGCCTAATCTCATAGTAAGATAGCAAAGGTACTTACGGgaaacactcaaattagtatgtttaatatggttacataagacagaacaCAGTTAACTTTAGCATTTCAGCTAATaaacaacttttcaactacttactactttttagctactttgcaactacatagcatgttagctaacccttcccctaaccttaactctaaactTAAGCCTTTAGctaaccttcccctaaccctgtaaccttaaccctaacccctatcctTAACTCTTAGGCTAACtaactaatgctagccagctagctaatgttaacattagccacctagctaacattagccacaacaaattggaattcgtaacatatcctAAATATTCCTAGCATATTCTAACgcattaatacataccatacaaaatgtAACATCATATTAAATGGAATGTCttggatatacagtacatacagaataatatgaaatgct
It contains:
- the rasgrp2 gene encoding RAS guanyl-releasing protein 2 isoform X4, with product MKSIKLDQSATVDELTEACIKAFDYEGRLNDESLVRMFLMMHPWYLSSADLAKKLSSKSLEENCLPELRLQICHLIKYWISEFPAEFDLNPELAEQIRRLKEQLAQQGEEHQSTLINVDSVPSYEWSRQVSQPAQSDFKKRKTSLLFDHLDSSELAEHLTYMEYKSFCRILFQDYHSFVMHGCTVDNPILERFITLFNSVSQWIQLMVLSKPTAPQRAAVISHFIRVAQRLLQLQNFNTLMAVVGGLSNSSISRLKDTQSHISNDVSKVFNNLVELVTSCGNYSQYRQRFSESTGFRFPILGVHLKDLIAVHVALPDWSDREKTQVNLAKTQQLYAILQELALIQTMPPSVDANMDLLNLLMVSLDQYHSEEEIYQLSLQREPRTARPLSTPSPPMIEEWASSVKPKADPTIISKHIQKMVESVFKNFDTDGDGYVTQEEFEIIRTNFPYLCKFDDLDKNQDGRISQEEMIDYFTKASSLLNSKMGFIHTFSEKTCMKPMLCHHCKGIMWGFYKQRYKCKACGVSCHKDCRSRLAVECRKRTQSTCHEYRSPQHSRSFSVPAIAQPLHTVHHTVITEEAPDSLGDEVFDVHL
- the rasgrp2 gene encoding RAS guanyl-releasing protein 2 isoform X3; this encodes MKSIKLDQSATVDELTEACIKAFDYEGRLNDESLVRMFLMMHPWYLSSADLAKKLSSKSLEENCLPELRLQICHLIKYWISEFPAEFDLNPELAEQIRRLKEQLAQQGEEHQSTLINVDSVPSYEWSRQVSQPAQSDFKKRKTSLLFDHLDSSELAEHLTYMEYKSFCRILFQDYHSFVMHGCTVDNPILERFITLFNSVSQWIQLMVLSKPTAPQRAAVISHFIRVAQRLLQLQNFNTLMAVVGGLSNSSISRLKDTQSHISNDVSKVFNNLVELVTSCGNYSQYRQRFSESTGFRFPILGVHLKDLIAVHVALPDWSDREKTQVNLAKTQQLYAILQELALIQTMPPSVDANMDLLNLLMVSLDQYHSEEEIYQLSLQREPRTARPLSTPSPPMIEEWASSVKPKADPTIISKHIQKMVESVFKNFDTDGDGYVTQEEFEIIRTNFPYLCKFDDLDKNQDGRISQEEMIDYFTKASSLLNSKMGFIHTFSEKTCMKPMLCHHCKGIMWGFYKQRYKCKACGVSCHKDCRSRLAVECRKRTQSTCHEYRSPQHSRSFSVPAIAQPLHTVHHTEGLCSLSPVITEEAPDSLGDEVFDVHL
- the rasgrp2 gene encoding RAS guanyl-releasing protein 2 isoform X1 — its product is MKSIKLDQSATVDELTEACIKAFDYEGRLNDESLVRMFLMMHPWYLSSADLAKKLSSKSLEENCLPELRLQICHLIKYWISEFPAEFDLNPELAEQIRRLKEQLAQQGEEHQSTLINVDSVPSYEWSRQVSQPAQSDFKKRKTSLLFDHLDSSELAEHLTYMEYKSFCRILFQDYHSFVMHGCTVDNPILERFITLFNSVSQWIQLMVLSKPTAPQRAAVISHFIRVAQRLLQLQNFNTLMAVVGGLSNSSISRLKDTQSHISNDVSKVFNNLVELVTSCGNYSQYRQRFSESTGFRFPILGVHLKDLIAVHVALPDWSDREKTQVNLAKTQQLYAILQELALIQTMPPSVDANMDLLNLLMVSLDQYHSEEEIYQLSLQREPRTARPLSTPSPPMIEEWASSVKPKADPTIISKHIQKMVESVFKNFDTDGDGYVTQEEFEIIRTNFPYLCKFDDLDKNQDGRISQEEMIDYFTKASSLLNSKMGFIHTFSEKTCMKPMLCHHCKGIMWGFYKQRYKCKGTHKMISVGYSTPIAPHAQTCGVSCHKDCRSRLAVECRKRTQSTCHEYRSPQHSRSFSVPAIAQPLHTVHHTEGLCSLSPVITEEAPDSLGDEVFDVHL
- the rasgrp2 gene encoding RAS guanyl-releasing protein 2 isoform X2; protein product: MKSIKLDQSATVDELTEACIKAFDYEGRLNDESLVRMFLMMHPWYLSSADLAKKLSSKSLEENCLPELRLQICHLIKYWISEFPAEFDLNPELAEQIRRLKEQLAQQGEEHQSTLINVDSVPSYEWSRQVSQPAQSDFKKRKTSLLFDHLDSSELAEHLTYMEYKSFCRILFQDYHSFVMHGCTVDNPILERFITLFNSVSQWIQLMVLSKPTAPQRAAVISHFIRVAQRLLQLQNFNTLMAVVGGLSNSSISRLKDTQSHISNDVSKVFNNLVELVTSCGNYSQYRQRFSESTGFRFPILGVHLKDLIAVHVALPDWSDREKTQVNLAKTQQLYAILQELALIQTMPPSVDANMDLLNLLMVSLDQYHSEEEIYQLSLQREPRTARPLSTPSPPMIEEWASSVKPKADPTIISKHIQKMVESVFKNFDTDGDGYVTQEEFEIIRTNFPYLCKFDDLDKNQDGRISQEEMIDYFTKASSLLNSKMGFIHTFSEKTCMKPMLCHHCKGIMWGFYKQRYKCKGTHKMISVGYSTPIAPHAQTCGVSCHKDCRSRLAVECRKRTQSTCHEYRSPQHSRSFSVPAIAQPLHTVHHTVITEEAPDSLGDEVFDVHL